Proteins encoded together in one Aminipila butyrica window:
- the prmC gene encoding peptide chain release factor N(5)-glutamine methyltransferase, with translation MAMGVKEVLEMGQRALEGAGIHDAKVDAELLLCYMLGLERGSLFMIWSKILDDSQFNHYFELIDARVKRLPLQHITGVQQFMGYDFKVAKNVLIPRLDTELLAEAVMEHAKFFKGKISVLDLCCGSGAIGISLAKLCKNMKVVCSDVSEDAVRLTRENAKALKTNVVVKKGNLFEPFESRLGNTKFHMIVSNPPYIESQIIPTLEDEVRVHEPLLALDGGHDGLDFYRQILKEAPKHLEKGGMLFLEVGHNQGNVIAEKLAHMGQYTDIEVRKDYHELDRVVVCKTQVK, from the coding sequence ATGGCGATGGGTGTCAAAGAAGTATTGGAAATGGGACAGCGGGCTTTAGAGGGCGCTGGAATTCACGATGCAAAGGTGGATGCAGAGCTACTGTTGTGTTACATGCTAGGTCTGGAACGGGGAAGCCTCTTTATGATCTGGTCCAAAATTCTGGACGACAGCCAGTTTAACCATTATTTTGAGTTGATTGATGCTCGGGTGAAACGGTTGCCCCTCCAGCACATTACCGGCGTGCAACAGTTTATGGGTTATGACTTTAAAGTGGCTAAAAATGTACTTATTCCTCGGTTGGATACGGAGCTTTTGGCCGAGGCTGTCATGGAACATGCGAAATTTTTTAAAGGAAAAATTTCTGTGCTGGACTTATGCTGCGGCAGTGGAGCCATTGGCATCAGCTTGGCGAAGCTATGCAAGAATATGAAAGTGGTGTGCAGCGATGTCAGTGAGGATGCCGTGCGGCTGACACGGGAAAATGCGAAGGCATTGAAAACCAATGTTGTCGTTAAAAAAGGTAACCTCTTTGAACCTTTTGAAAGCCGACTTGGCAATACGAAATTTCACATGATTGTTTCCAATCCGCCTTACATTGAATCTCAGATCATCCCCACCTTGGAGGATGAGGTGCGGGTTCATGAACCTCTTTTAGCCTTAGACGGCGGCCATGATGGGCTGGATTTTTACAGACAGATTTTGAAGGAGGCACCAAAGCATCTGGAAAAGGGCGGGATGCTCTTTTTAGAAGTAGGTCACAATCAAGGGAATGTCATTGCGGAGAAGCTGGCTCACATGGGTCAGTACACTGACATCGAAGTGAGAAAGGACTACCATGAGCTGGACCGAGTGGTGGTCTGTAAAACTCAGGTAAAATAG
- a CDS encoding DUF1385 domain-containing protein, which translates to MDLSKIFLKEACPTSVGGQAIMEGIMMRGADRTAIAVRMPDGAIHLKTEKLKPKSRWMKVPLLRGVVSFGSALVTGTKTLMYSAEVLEKYENDHAEELAELREQQRAAGEASGVKGPEYYEKDKFTLWVEKHFGEKAAWNIMIYSSVVLALLFTVGIFIVVPTIVVNWCGAFIQNEILLNLIEGVLRIAFFGVYILLISKMEDIRRVFQFHGAEHKCIHCFENGLELTPANCQSFYTLHPRCGTSFLMFIMVISLILFSLLGWPDLVWRVTSRILLIPVVAGLSYELLKWAGRSDSLLVRLLSMPGLYLQKLTTKNPDEKQLEVAIVAMKAVLVPEDTAEVDLYRPSYQDYTQELLLGK; encoded by the coding sequence ATGGATTTAAGCAAGATATTTTTAAAAGAAGCTTGCCCTACTAGCGTAGGAGGGCAGGCAATAATGGAAGGCATCATGATGCGGGGGGCAGATCGTACAGCTATAGCGGTGCGCATGCCGGATGGTGCTATCCATTTGAAGACAGAGAAACTTAAACCGAAGAGTAGATGGATGAAAGTTCCTCTGCTGCGAGGTGTGGTGTCTTTCGGTTCTGCTTTGGTGACAGGGACCAAGACCTTGATGTATTCTGCCGAGGTATTGGAGAAATATGAAAATGACCATGCGGAGGAACTCGCTGAACTTCGAGAGCAGCAGCGGGCTGCCGGAGAGGCCAGTGGGGTTAAGGGGCCGGAATATTATGAAAAAGATAAATTTACCTTGTGGGTAGAAAAGCATTTTGGTGAGAAGGCAGCTTGGAATATCATGATTTATTCTTCGGTGGTGCTGGCACTGCTGTTTACCGTCGGTATTTTTATCGTAGTGCCCACTATTGTGGTTAATTGGTGCGGAGCCTTCATTCAAAATGAGATTTTGCTGAACCTGATAGAGGGAGTGCTGCGAATCGCCTTTTTCGGTGTCTACATCTTACTAATATCCAAGATGGAGGATATTCGGCGGGTATTTCAGTTTCATGGTGCAGAGCACAAGTGCATCCACTGTTTTGAAAACGGACTGGAGCTGACACCAGCCAATTGTCAATCTTTTTACACGCTGCATCCTCGGTGTGGGACCAGTTTCCTCATGTTTATTATGGTCATCAGTCTGATTCTTTTTTCACTTTTGGGTTGGCCTGATCTTGTTTGGCGGGTGACCTCCAGAATACTGTTAATTCCGGTGGTAGCAGGACTTTCCTATGAATTGTTAAAATGGGCTGGTCGCAGTGACAGCTTGCTCGTGCGTCTGCTGAGCATGCCGGGTTTGTATCTGCAAAAGCTGACCACCAAGAATCCAGATGAAAAGCAGCTGGAAGTGGCTATCGTGGCCATGAAAGCGGTACTGGTGCCGGAGGATACGGCAGAAGTGGATCTGTATAGACCAAGTTATCAGGACTATACACAGGAGTTGTTATTAGGGAAATAA
- the rpmE gene encoding 50S ribosomal protein L31 yields MKEGIHPRYMECKVTCACGNTFMTKSSKDEIRVEVCSACHPFFTGQQKFINRGGRVEKFKTKYNID; encoded by the coding sequence ATGAAGGAAGGAATCCATCCAAGATATATGGAATGTAAAGTTACTTGCGCATGCGGCAACACGTTCATGACAAAGTCCAGCAAGGACGAGATTAGAGTTGAAGTTTGTTCAGCTTGTCATCCGTTCTTTACAGGACAGCAGAAGTTCATCAACCGTGGCGGTCGTGTTGAAAAGTTTAAGACGAAGTACAATATCGACTAA
- the tyrS gene encoding tyrosine--tRNA ligase, whose translation MNFIPDNVSKHDNVFDVLKERGFIEQCTNEEEVRELLEKEKIKFYIGFDPTADCLHVGHFMQVIIMMYMQKYGHTPIVLIGGGTGMVGDPSGRSDMRQMMTPETVQNNCDAFKKLFDQFLEFDDQWVYTGGDGKTIGKATANKEPDPGKAICVNNASWLLHLNYVEFIRDIGRHFSVNNMLRAECFKQRMEKGLSFLEFNYMIMQSYDFMVMARDIGCQMQFGGNDQWSNILGGVNLSRKELDKQVYGMTFTLLTTSEGIKMGKTQKGALWLDGSKTSPYEFYQYWRNVADPDVNKCLRMLTFLPMEEVERLSSFKDQEINKAKEVLAFEVTKLVHGEEEALKAQEAARAAFSGGGDLSNIPTTKMAAADFAGQGMGVVNLIKTLKLVPSNGEGFRTIEGGGLLLNDEKVTDPKMMVTTDFFKDGALIIKKGKKTFHKVEI comes from the coding sequence ATGAACTTTATACCAGATAATGTGAGCAAGCATGACAATGTATTTGACGTGCTGAAAGAGAGAGGCTTCATTGAGCAATGTACCAACGAGGAGGAGGTTCGGGAGCTTCTGGAAAAAGAAAAAATCAAATTTTATATTGGCTTTGACCCTACGGCAGACTGTCTGCACGTCGGACACTTTATGCAAGTCATCATCATGATGTATATGCAAAAGTACGGTCATACGCCGATTGTGCTTATCGGTGGAGGTACCGGCATGGTGGGTGATCCGTCAGGCCGGAGTGATATGCGCCAAATGATGACGCCGGAGACCGTGCAGAACAACTGCGATGCATTTAAGAAGCTTTTTGATCAGTTCTTAGAGTTCGACGATCAGTGGGTATACACGGGCGGCGACGGAAAGACCATCGGCAAGGCTACAGCCAACAAGGAACCGGATCCAGGCAAGGCCATCTGTGTGAACAATGCTTCTTGGCTGCTGCATCTGAACTATGTGGAGTTCATCCGAGACATTGGCCGTCACTTCTCTGTTAACAACATGCTGCGAGCTGAGTGCTTTAAACAGCGGATGGAAAAAGGGTTGTCCTTTTTAGAATTCAACTACATGATTATGCAGTCCTACGACTTCATGGTTATGGCTAGAGATATCGGCTGCCAGATGCAGTTTGGCGGAAACGATCAGTGGTCCAATATCTTAGGTGGGGTGAACCTGAGTAGAAAAGAACTGGACAAGCAGGTATATGGCATGACGTTCACGCTTCTGACTACCAGCGAAGGCATTAAGATGGGCAAGACTCAGAAGGGTGCTTTGTGGCTGGACGGCAGCAAGACATCACCATATGAATTTTACCAATACTGGAGAAATGTGGCGGATCCAGATGTGAACAAGTGTCTGCGGATGCTGACCTTCCTGCCGATGGAGGAAGTAGAACGACTGTCTTCTTTTAAGGATCAGGAAATTAATAAAGCCAAGGAAGTACTGGCCTTTGAAGTGACCAAGCTGGTTCACGGCGAAGAAGAGGCCCTGAAGGCCCAGGAAGCTGCCAGAGCAGCGTTCAGCGGTGGCGGAGACCTGAGCAACATCCCAACCACTAAGATGGCGGCGGCAGACTTTGCCGGTCAGGGTATGGGTGTGGTCAACCTGATTAAGACCTTAAAGCTAGTACCGAGCAATGGAGAAGGCTTCCGCACCATTGAAGGGGGCGGACTGCTCCTGAACGATGAAAAGGTGACAGATCCAAAGATGATGGTAACCACGGATTTCTTTAAGGATGGTGCGTTAATCATTAAAAAGGGTAAAAAGACTTTCCATAAGGTCGAAATTTAA
- a CDS encoding LCP family protein: MSRAEKKQRAREREERARQRGTENSTYDGEAAKALQAANKGKSKKVSSSGKLFLKTFLIAFIVLTAGSLGITSAISKLSNYNPFDPGEEYTPVLEEELKLESLVDENSPFFQSFKDSKRANILLLGINTNLTDTIMLVSFDMENQKVDVISIPRDTYYVRKGYNGLAEKKLNAAYKGNPVNTAKAVSELLCGMPINYYAVIEYDGVEKIVDSMGGVPIEVPNINNKGGMYYKDPYDTPPLKIALKAGYQTLDGKQAVQFLRFRHGYLEGDLGRVKAQQEFMKSAFRQCIGLNLPSVAKTVFQNVDSDITLGTALGLATKAVGISADNITTHTLPNNPDPEPPFYVYPDKEKIEEMIRTIYSVEPETTTEGGVEGTDTPQ, from the coding sequence ATGAGCAGAGCTGAAAAGAAGCAAAGGGCAAGAGAGAGAGAAGAGAGAGCGCGGCAGCGGGGAACAGAGAATAGCACGTATGATGGGGAGGCAGCCAAAGCCTTGCAGGCGGCTAACAAGGGGAAAAGTAAAAAAGTAAGCAGCAGCGGGAAATTGTTTTTAAAAACATTTTTGATTGCGTTTATTGTTTTGACAGCCGGGAGCCTGGGGATTACCTCAGCAATCAGTAAGCTGTCCAATTATAATCCCTTCGATCCAGGAGAGGAATATACGCCGGTTTTGGAAGAAGAATTGAAGCTGGAATCGTTGGTAGATGAAAACAGTCCCTTTTTTCAGTCCTTTAAGGATTCTAAACGGGCCAATATCCTGCTTTTAGGGATTAATACCAACTTGACAGATACTATCATGCTGGTCAGTTTCGACATGGAAAACCAGAAAGTAGATGTGATTTCCATTCCACGAGACACGTATTATGTGAGAAAGGGCTATAATGGGCTGGCTGAAAAGAAGCTCAACGCAGCTTATAAGGGCAACCCGGTGAATACTGCTAAAGCGGTCAGTGAGCTGCTCTGTGGCATGCCTATCAATTATTACGCTGTCATTGAGTATGATGGTGTTGAAAAAATTGTGGATTCCATGGGTGGTGTGCCGATAGAAGTTCCTAATATCAATAACAAGGGCGGTATGTACTACAAAGACCCTTACGATACGCCACCACTAAAGATTGCGTTAAAGGCGGGTTATCAGACCTTAGATGGCAAGCAGGCTGTTCAGTTCCTTCGATTCCGCCATGGCTATTTGGAAGGTGATTTGGGACGGGTGAAAGCTCAGCAGGAATTTATGAAGAGTGCCTTTAGGCAGTGTATTGGCCTCAACCTGCCTTCCGTTGCAAAGACCGTGTTTCAAAACGTGGATTCTGACATTACCCTGGGAACAGCATTAGGGCTGGCGACCAAGGCCGTAGGAATTTCCGCTGATAATATTACCACCCATACCCTTCCTAACAATCCGGATCCGGAACCTCCATTTTATGTATATCCAGACAAAGAAAAAATAGAAGAGATGATTCGAACAATCTATTCCGTAGAGCCAGAGACTACTACTGAAGGTGGGGTGGAAGGTACGGATACCCCGCAGTGA
- a CDS encoding CynX/NimT family MFS transporter — translation MKEHNQKRILLFLVIITTAICLRAPITSVGSILYAITADLQLSNTVAGSITTIPLIVMALLSPWVSQISRRTGIIRALLIGLSLLLAGILLRSFGGIYGLLTGTALIGAGISFGNVLIPAVIKSFFSDKIGAMTGVFTTTMSICSGIGAGISVPLAVELGWGWRWTFCVWAVTVLVAMAVSAAQLKHMGQTDSGRQPEIWSQKEEHVQKQKPLYQVPLAWWMAVLFGGQSCVFYMLVSWLPTIAADRGVSVVAAGMLATVFQVAAIPANFGVPMLAGRWRNQSPLATAIAGLGVIGLIGFLLAGSVFQMAVSVAILALGLGGTFSLSLVFFAMRASDGNQAVRLSGFAQSVGYVLAAIGPALAGALYDWSHNWSIPLLLAVFIMVVAMVAGTVVGRDRQI, via the coding sequence ATGAAAGAGCATAATCAGAAAAGAATCCTTTTATTTTTAGTCATTATTACCACAGCTATCTGCCTCAGAGCCCCCATCACCTCGGTGGGCTCTATTTTATATGCTATTACGGCGGACTTGCAGCTTTCCAATACGGTAGCGGGCTCTATCACTACCATTCCATTGATTGTGATGGCACTGCTGTCTCCTTGGGTTAGTCAGATTAGCCGACGTACAGGTATTATTCGAGCCTTGCTGATAGGCCTAAGCCTTCTGTTAGCTGGAATTTTGCTGCGTTCCTTCGGAGGCATCTATGGCTTGCTGACGGGAACCGCGCTGATTGGCGCAGGTATTTCATTTGGAAATGTGCTGATTCCCGCTGTTATTAAAAGTTTCTTTTCCGATAAGATTGGCGCCATGACTGGGGTTTTTACTACCACCATGTCTATCTGCTCTGGAATTGGGGCCGGTATCAGTGTTCCTTTGGCAGTGGAACTGGGCTGGGGCTGGCGGTGGACTTTCTGCGTCTGGGCGGTAACCGTGCTGGTAGCCATGGCAGTATCTGCGGCGCAGTTGAAGCACATGGGTCAGACGGATTCTGGACGGCAGCCGGAAATCTGGAGTCAGAAAGAGGAACACGTACAGAAGCAAAAGCCGCTGTATCAAGTCCCTTTGGCTTGGTGGATGGCGGTTTTGTTTGGGGGTCAGTCCTGTGTTTTTTATATGCTGGTCTCTTGGCTGCCAACCATAGCAGCGGATCGAGGTGTATCTGTGGTGGCGGCAGGTATGCTGGCCACCGTATTTCAGGTGGCAGCTATTCCGGCTAATTTCGGTGTGCCGATGCTAGCCGGGCGCTGGCGTAACCAGAGCCCTTTGGCGACAGCTATAGCGGGGCTTGGTGTTATCGGTCTGATTGGATTTCTTTTAGCGGGTTCGGTGTTTCAGATGGCTGTATCTGTGGCCATTCTTGCGCTGGGACTTGGTGGTACTTTTAGTTTGAGCTTGGTGTTCTTCGCCATGCGGGCATCGGATGGGAATCAGGCCGTTCGGCTGTCAGGTTTTGCTCAGAGCGTGGGTTATGTGCTGGCGGCCATAGGCCCAGCCTTGGCTGGGGCTTTATACGACTGGTCCCATAATTGGAGTATCCCTCTTCTATTGGCAGTGTTTATCATGGTGGTGGCTATGGTTGCAGGAACTGTGGTTGGGCGGGACCGGCAGATTTAG
- a CDS encoding L-threonylcarbamoyladenylate synthase, which translates to METKLLNITTENLQLAAQMLAAGKLVVFPTETVYGLGADAFNEEAVKKVYEAKGRPSDNPMIVHISDRAQLEQLTPQITPVMEALMEAFWPGPLTMVVKKRTGIPDATTGGLNTVGLRMPSDETARELIRLSGCPIAAPSANLSGSPSPTRPEHAAADLEGRVDAILMGGDCQVGIESTVVDVSGSQPMVLRPGIITREALAEVVRSLGMRVEMDPALFINRPRDVSGSDFKPKAPGMKYRHYAPKADMEVISGQADGVRAEINRRKLEREAAGQKVGVILFGEDQYRQAAHDFFANLRQWDDQGVDLILAGALDDADSVGFAVMNRMLKSAGYRVIQV; encoded by the coding sequence ATGGAAACGAAGCTTTTAAATATTACAACTGAAAATTTGCAGCTGGCAGCTCAGATGCTGGCAGCGGGAAAGCTGGTGGTTTTCCCCACGGAGACCGTTTATGGGCTGGGGGCAGATGCCTTCAACGAGGAGGCGGTGAAGAAGGTCTATGAAGCTAAGGGCAGGCCCAGCGACAATCCGATGATTGTTCACATCTCAGATCGAGCGCAGTTGGAGCAGTTGACGCCCCAGATTACGCCAGTGATGGAGGCCCTGATGGAGGCCTTTTGGCCCGGACCGTTGACTATGGTGGTAAAGAAAAGAACGGGTATACCCGATGCCACCACTGGTGGGCTGAATACGGTGGGGTTGCGGATGCCTTCTGATGAAACAGCCAGAGAGCTGATTCGGCTGTCCGGCTGCCCCATCGCAGCGCCTAGTGCGAACTTGTCGGGAAGCCCTAGTCCCACCAGACCGGAGCACGCAGCAGCGGACTTGGAAGGGCGAGTCGATGCGATCTTGATGGGTGGTGATTGCCAGGTAGGCATTGAATCGACGGTGGTGGATGTCAGTGGCAGCCAGCCGATGGTTTTGCGACCGGGCATTATTACCAGAGAGGCGTTAGCTGAGGTCGTCCGGAGTTTGGGCATGCGGGTGGAAATGGATCCCGCATTGTTCATCAATCGACCTCGGGACGTGTCTGGTTCAGATTTTAAGCCGAAAGCTCCCGGCATGAAGTACAGGCATTATGCGCCTAAGGCGGATATGGAAGTTATTTCTGGACAGGCAGACGGGGTTCGGGCAGAGATTAACAGGCGAAAATTGGAACGGGAAGCGGCAGGCCAGAAGGTGGGAGTCATTCTCTTCGGGGAAGACCAGTATCGGCAAGCCGCTCACGATTTCTTTGCCAACCTTCGCCAATGGGATGACCAGGGCGTAGATTTGATTCTAGCGGGTGCTTTGGACGATGCAGATAGCGTTGGCTTTGCTGTCATGAATCGGATGCTGAAATCGGCAGGGTACCGGGTTATTCAGGTATGA
- the rpiB gene encoding ribose 5-phosphate isomerase B, translating to MKIAIASDHGGLDLKEHLKEYLQEQGLEVLDLGTHTAESVDYPEYGKACAEAVVSGQAHRGIVCCGTGIGISIAANKVRGARCALCTDVYMAEMTRRHNDANLLALGGRITDLDTAKSITQVWLDTPFEGGRHQRRVDMLNNM from the coding sequence ATGAAAATAGCTATAGCCAGTGATCACGGCGGATTAGATTTAAAAGAGCATCTCAAGGAATATTTGCAGGAACAGGGCCTGGAGGTTTTGGATTTAGGCACTCATACAGCAGAATCGGTGGATTATCCGGAGTATGGAAAGGCTTGTGCGGAAGCAGTTGTTTCCGGTCAGGCGCACCGAGGCATCGTTTGCTGTGGTACCGGCATCGGTATTTCTATCGCAGCAAATAAGGTGAGAGGCGCCCGCTGTGCTTTATGCACAGATGTGTATATGGCGGAAATGACGAGGCGGCACAATGATGCTAACCTGTTGGCCTTGGGAGGTCGGATAACCGATTTGGATACAGCTAAAAGCATTACGCAGGTATGGTTGGACACGCCTTTTGAGGGTGGACGGCATCAACGGCGGGTGGATATGCTCAACAATATGTAG
- the upp gene encoding uracil phosphoribosyltransferase, whose product MGKVYVFDHPLIQHKTAMIRKIETSVKDFREMVKEISMLMGYEATRTLPLEDVEIETPMCKTTMKMLQGEDIAIVPILRAGLGMVDGMLALVPNAKVGHVGLYRDPETHIPVEYYCKLPTDIAKRQVFVVDPMLATGGSAIAAIDFIKDKGAKNIIFMCLIASPEGIEALQAAHPDVDIFIAAKDERLNESAYILPGLGDAGDRLYGTK is encoded by the coding sequence ATGGGAAAAGTATATGTATTCGATCATCCGTTAATTCAGCACAAGACGGCGATGATCAGAAAGATAGAAACAAGTGTGAAGGATTTTCGGGAGATGGTCAAAGAGATTTCCATGCTGATGGGGTACGAAGCGACTAGGACGCTGCCGCTGGAAGACGTGGAGATTGAAACGCCAATGTGCAAGACAACAATGAAAATGTTGCAGGGCGAAGATATCGCCATCGTGCCGATTTTGAGAGCTGGTTTGGGCATGGTAGATGGCATGTTGGCCCTGGTGCCCAATGCAAAGGTGGGCCATGTTGGTTTGTATCGAGATCCAGAAACACATATTCCCGTTGAATATTACTGTAAACTGCCTACGGATATCGCGAAAAGACAGGTATTCGTAGTAGATCCTATGCTGGCCACCGGAGGCAGTGCCATTGCGGCCATCGACTTCATCAAGGACAAGGGTGCAAAGAATATTATCTTTATGTGTCTGATTGCCTCCCCAGAGGGGATTGAGGCTTTACAGGCTGCCCATCCAGATGTAGATATCTTCATTGCTGCGAAAGACGAACGATTAAACGAAAGTGCCTATATCCTTCCGGGTTTAGGAGATGCAGGGGATCGGCTGTACGGTACGAAATAA
- the rho gene encoding transcription termination factor Rho: MEQHVLKSKKISELREIAKTFSVEGYEKMKKAQLLEVLLTNGTEMQEPPEGIVPDSDLVREAETEEAQREMAECQALAQAENELRQGEELSEAGGSSTGTRDYRGARESRENRYNKEDRPEVEGILELAEGGFGFLRFSNFLTSDQDIYVSPSQIRRFNLKTGDKIKGISRRPNEGERFGALLYVLTVNGDEPGVAMKRPDFDDLTPIFPKERLSLETGARNDTAMRLIDLVAPIGKGQRGIIVAPPKAGKTILLKKIAHTIEMKYPDVEMIVLLVDERPEEVTDMKRSLVSGEVIYSTFDEMPQHHVKVAEMVLARAQRLAEHGKDVVILLDSITRLARAYNLVVPASGRTLSGGLDPGALHKPKKFFGAARKLEEGGSITILATALVETGSRMDDVIFEEFKGTGNMELHLDRKLSEKRIFPAINLNKSGTRREDLLMSNEEIEAVWMMRRAMANMGTQEVTETIIDNLAHTRNNADFIQVIKKSKLAEQQKDS, encoded by the coding sequence ATGGAACAGCATGTGTTAAAAAGTAAAAAAATCTCCGAGTTAAGAGAGATCGCCAAGACCTTTTCCGTCGAAGGATATGAAAAGATGAAAAAGGCCCAACTGTTGGAGGTTCTCCTGACAAATGGCACGGAGATGCAGGAGCCGCCGGAAGGGATCGTTCCAGATTCTGATTTGGTTCGGGAAGCTGAGACAGAAGAAGCTCAGCGGGAGATGGCTGAATGCCAGGCTTTGGCACAGGCAGAAAACGAATTGAGACAAGGAGAAGAGCTTTCTGAAGCCGGGGGTTCTTCTACGGGAACTCGGGATTACAGAGGAGCTCGGGAAAGCCGTGAAAATCGGTATAATAAAGAAGATCGGCCCGAGGTGGAAGGCATTTTGGAGTTGGCAGAAGGCGGCTTCGGATTTTTGCGTTTTTCCAACTTTCTGACCAGTGATCAGGATATTTATGTTTCTCCTTCTCAAATTAGACGGTTTAACCTAAAGACTGGTGATAAAATTAAGGGGATTTCCAGAAGACCTAACGAGGGGGAACGCTTCGGTGCGCTGCTTTATGTGTTGACGGTTAATGGCGATGAACCTGGTGTGGCTATGAAGCGGCCTGATTTTGATGATTTGACACCGATTTTTCCAAAGGAACGATTGTCTTTAGAGACGGGGGCCAGAAACGATACGGCTATGCGCCTCATCGACTTGGTCGCTCCCATTGGAAAGGGCCAGCGCGGCATTATTGTGGCTCCGCCTAAAGCGGGTAAAACGATTCTGCTGAAAAAGATCGCTCACACCATTGAAATGAAATACCCAGATGTGGAGATGATTGTGTTGTTGGTGGATGAACGGCCAGAGGAAGTGACGGACATGAAGCGCTCTTTGGTTAGCGGAGAAGTTATCTATTCTACCTTTGACGAGATGCCTCAGCACCATGTAAAGGTGGCGGAGATGGTCTTGGCCAGAGCTCAGCGGCTGGCCGAGCATGGCAAGGACGTGGTTATCCTCTTGGACAGCATCACCCGGTTAGCAAGGGCTTACAACTTGGTGGTTCCTGCCTCTGGAAGAACGCTGTCTGGTGGTTTGGATCCGGGAGCGCTTCATAAACCTAAGAAGTTTTTCGGGGCAGCCCGAAAGCTGGAAGAAGGGGGAAGTATCACTATATTGGCTACGGCTTTGGTGGAAACCGGCAGTCGTATGGATGATGTAATTTTTGAAGAATTTAAAGGGACCGGAAATATGGAGCTGCATTTGGACAGAAAGCTGTCTGAGAAGCGCATATTCCCGGCTATTAATCTAAATAAATCGGGAACTAGAAGAGAAGACTTGCTGATGAGCAATGAAGAGATAGAGGCCGTATGGATGATGCGGCGAGCCATGGCCAATATGGGCACACAGGAGGTTACGGAAACGATTATCGATAACCTGGCTCACACTCGAAACAATGCGGATTTTATTCAGGTCATCAAAAAGAGCAAACTGGCAGAGCAGCAAAAGGACTCCTAG
- the prfA gene encoding peptide chain release factor 1, whose amino-acid sequence MFDKLDFILEKYEELSLKVSDPEVINNQPVWQKHIKEMGEMEPIVNKYKEYKKAKADIQAAKEMLEENDEELREMAKMEIGELEPALAIIQDQLNVLLMPKDPNDERNVILEVRAGTGGDEAALFGSDLLRMYMRYAERRGWKTEILEMNDTGIGGIKEAVVLIKGKGAYSRLKFESGAHRVQRVPETESSGRIHTSAATIAVLPEVDDVEVEINPNDVRVDVYRASGNGGQCVNTTDSAVRLTHVPTGLVVTCQDEKSQIKNKEKAFKVLRSRLYDLMQQEQNKEIADQRKSQVGSGDRSERIRTYNFPQGRVSDHRINLTIYKLDYFLDGDLDEIIDGLITSDQAEKMKNF is encoded by the coding sequence ATGTTTGATAAATTAGATTTTATATTGGAAAAATATGAGGAGCTTTCCCTTAAGGTTTCCGATCCGGAGGTGATTAATAACCAGCCGGTGTGGCAGAAGCACATTAAGGAGATGGGAGAGATGGAGCCCATCGTAAACAAGTATAAGGAATACAAGAAAGCTAAGGCGGACATTCAGGCCGCCAAAGAGATGCTGGAGGAAAACGACGAAGAACTCCGGGAGATGGCTAAAATGGAGATTGGTGAGTTGGAACCCGCCTTGGCAATTATTCAGGATCAACTAAACGTATTGCTTATGCCAAAGGATCCTAACGATGAGCGAAACGTTATTTTGGAAGTCCGGGCAGGGACCGGCGGTGACGAGGCTGCACTCTTTGGGTCGGACCTGCTACGGATGTATATGAGGTATGCGGAACGCAGAGGATGGAAGACCGAAATCCTGGAAATGAATGACACGGGTATCGGTGGTATTAAAGAAGCAGTCGTATTAATCAAGGGAAAAGGTGCGTATAGTCGATTAAAATTTGAAAGTGGTGCGCATCGGGTACAGCGGGTACCGGAGACAGAGTCCTCTGGGCGTATCCATACTTCAGCAGCCACTATCGCTGTGCTGCCAGAAGTGGATGATGTAGAGGTAGAAATCAATCCTAATGACGTGCGAGTGGACGTATACCGGGCTTCCGGAAACGGTGGACAGTGTGTTAATACGACCGATTCTGCTGTGCGGCTGACTCATGTTCCGACGGGCCTGGTTGTTACCTGTCAGGATGAAAAATCTCAGATTAAGAACAAGGAGAAAGCCTTTAAGGTATTGAGATCCAGACTTTACGACTTGATGCAGCAGGAGCAGAACAAGGAGATTGCAGACCAGAGGAAGAGCCAAGTGGGCAGCGGAGACCGAAGCGAGCGGATCCGGACCTATAACTTCCCTCAAGGACGGGTATCCGATCACCGGATTAACTTGACCATCTACAAACTGGACTATTTCCTAGATGGGGATTTAGATGAGATTATTGATGGTCTGATTACCAGCGATCAGGCAGAAAAGATGAAGAATTTTTAA